Proteins encoded by one window of Vitis riparia cultivar Riparia Gloire de Montpellier isolate 1030 chromosome 11, EGFV_Vit.rip_1.0, whole genome shotgun sequence:
- the LOC117925273 gene encoding oligosaccharyltransferase complex subunit ostc — MAPKSETLAADSTTVATSMDPIFHILKVLPFSFLHPPRLRLKLPSLSLPSPMTVYALLLLTYFMVVSGIVYDVIVEPPGIGSSQDRHTGAVRPVVFLPGRVNGQYIIEGLSSGFMFVLGGIGIVLMDLALDRNRAKSVKVSFASAGVASVVIAYVMSMLFIRIKIPAYLH; from the coding sequence ATGGCTCCCAAATCAGAAACCCTAGCAGCCGACTCCACCACCGTTGCTACATCCATGGATCCAATCTTCCACATCCTCAAGGTCCTCCCATTCAGCTTCCTCCACCCGCCGCGGCTCCGCCTGAAGCTGCCGTCGCTCTCCCTCCCCTCCCCCATGACCGTCTACGCCCTCCTCCTCCTCACTTACTTCATGGTGGTCTCCGGAATCGTCTACGACGTCATCGTCGAGCCTCCCGGCATCGGCTCATCCCAGGACCGCCACACCGGTGCCGTCCGTCCCGTCGTCTTCCTTCCCGGCCGTGTCAACGGCCAGTACATCATCGAGGGCCTCTCCTCCGGCTTCATGTTCGTCCTCGGTGGCATTGGCATCGTCCTGATGGACCTCGCTCTGGATCGAAACAGGGCGAAGAGCGTGAAGGTGTCGTTCGCCTCCGCCGGCGTGGCGTCGGTGGTGATCGCGTATGTTATGAGTATGCTCTTCATTCGCATTAAGATCCCAGCTTATCTTCATTGA
- the LOC117924874 gene encoding plant intracellular Ras-group-related LRR protein 6-like encodes MMYEQQQQVMRMDLRKREREREREKERSIEEERLEIVDLSGMSLDALPNPSLNLAAICKLDLCNNNLQNIPESLTARLLNVVILDVHSNQLKSLPNSIGCLSKLKVLNISGNLIQNLPKTIENCRSLEELNANFNQLTMLPDTIGFELLNIKKLSVNSNKLMLLPSSTSHLTSLQVLDARLNCLRALPEDLENLINLQVLNVSQNFQYLETLPYSIGLLMSLVELDASYNRITTLPDSMGCLKKLQKLCVEGNPLVSPPMEVVEQGMQAVKEYLSEKMTAAHRCSPKKKSWIGKLVRYGTFNGTNNASREEREGFLRSDYRSIEGLATPRSIGMFSPRRLFSPRNYFSK; translated from the exons aTGATGTATGAACAACAACAGCAGGTGATGAGGATGGATTTGAggaagagggagagggagagggagagggagaagGAGAGATCAATTGAGGAAGAGAGGCTTGAGATTGTTGATTTGAGTGGCATGTCCCTTGACGCTCTCCCTAATCCTTCTCTTAACTTGGCTGCCATCTGCAAGCTAGACCTCTGCAACAACAATCTTCAG AATATACCAGAATCCTTAACAGCAAGACTACTAAATGTGGTGATATTGGATGTGCACTCAAATCAGCTTAAATCCCTCCCAAACTCAATTGGGTGTCTTTCAAAGCTCAAGGTTTTGAACATCTCTGGGAACCTCATTCAAAACCTCCCCAAAACCATTGAAAATTGCAG GTCATTGGAGGAACTGAATGCCAACTTCAACCAGCTGACCATGCTACCAGACACCATAGGATTTGAGCTATTGAACATCAAAAAGCTCTCAGTGAACTCCAACAAGCTCATGCTCCTTCCTTCCTCCACTTCCCACTTGACCTCTCTCCAGGTTCTCGATGCCCGGCTCAACTGCCTGAGGGCCCTCCCGGAAGACCTGGAGAACCTCATCAACCTACAAGTCCTCAATGTCAGCCAAAACTTCCAATACCTTGAAACCCTCCCATACTCCATAGGCCTCCTCATGTCCCTGGTGGAACTCGACGCGAGCTACAACAGGATAACTACGTTGCCCGATTCAATGGGATGCCTCAAGAAACTGCAGAAGCTCTGTGTAGAAGGAAACCCCCTCGTTTCGCCTCCAATGGAGGTGGTTGAGCAGGGCATGCAGGCAGTGAAGGAGTACTTAAGCGAGAAGATGACGGCGGCGCATAGATGCTCACCAAAGAAGAAATCATGGATTGGGAAGCTGGTGAGATATGGCACATTCAATGGGACAAATAACGCTAGCCGAGAGGAGAGGGAAGGCTTCCTCAGGTCCGATTATCGGTCCATTGAAGGCCTTGCTACTCCTAGATCCATTGGGATGTTTTCACCAAGACGCCTCTTCTCACCAAGAAACTACTTCTCAAAATGA
- the LOC117925595 gene encoding protein MANNAN SYNTHESIS-RELATED 2-like isoform X2: MAMDARQVIAAILTLSMFAMLGNMIKKDHFDTFQMKFPATSHVQYDTIKIAEKNIIDLPTIRRGPWKNDSEALKPCWNKPALEEREQSTGFITFSFSNGPEYHVSQLANAVVIARYLGATLVLPDIRKSERGQKRKFEEIYDAKKCVKNLGSVVRVALAQPSEASTGKLTVVRVPNRVSEEYIAAKIEPVFRTKGNLSLSTYFPSLDMRRAEETKYLDSFACLAMFGTLQLQPELQEVVDSMVGRLRNSSWKSNGQFVAVDLRFKVLERKCRRREAKGKKNCYNAEEIGVFLKKIGFDRDTAIYVTQSKWHHSLDALREIFPKTFTKEGIMPAEKKAKFLSSESSEFEKAIDFYICSESDVFVPSISGLFYANVVGKRIASGKSQILVPAQGKC; the protein is encoded by the exons atggcAATGGATGCGAGGCAGGTGATTGCAGCTATTCTGACTCTGTCAATGTTTGCCATGCTTGGAAACATGATCAAGAAAGATCATTTTGATACGTTTCAA ATGAAATTTCCAGCAACGTCACATGTTCAATATGATACCATAAAAATTGctgaaaaaaatatcattgaCCTTCCAACCATCCGCAGAGGGCCATGGAAAAATGATAGTGAGGCACTGAAACCTTGCTGGAACAAGCCAGCACTCG AAGAGAGAGAGCAGTCAACAGGTTTCATTACATTTTCATTCTCAAATGGCCCTGAGTATCATGTATCACAG CTTGCTAATGCCGTGGTAATAGCGAGATATCTAGGAGCAACTCTTGTGCTTCCTGACATCAGGAAAAGTGAAAGAGGGCAAAAGAG GAAGTTTGAAGAAATTTACGATGCAAAGAAATGTGTGAAAAACCTGGGTAGTGTGGTTAGAGTAGCTCTGGCTCAGCCTTCTGAAGCATCAACAGGAAAGCTCACGGTTGTTCGGGTCCCAAACAGGGTTTCTGAAGAATATATTGCTGCAAAGATTGAACCAGTATTTAGAACAAAAGGAAACTTAAGTCTTTCAACTTACTTCCCATCCTTGGATATGAGGAGAGCTGAAGAGACTAAATATTTGGATTCATTTGCATGCTTGGCCATGTTTGGGACTCTACAGTTGCAACCGGAGCTGCAGGAAGTGGTTGACTCTATGGTTGGAAGGCTAAGAAACTCGAGTTGGAAGTCCAATGGCCAGTTTGTTGCAGTGGACTTGAGGTTTAAAGTGTTGGAACGAAAGTGCCGGAGAAGAGAGgctaaaggaaagaaaaattgttataatgCGGAGGAGATTGGGGTTTTCCTAAAGAAGATCGGTTTTGACAGAGACACTGCAATCTATGTGACTCAGTCTAAATGGCATCACAGTCTTGATGCACTGAGAGAGATCTTCCCAAAAACATTTACAAAG GAAGGTATCATGCCAGCAGAAAAAAAGGCCAAGTTCCTCAGTTCAGAGAGTTCTGAATTTGAAAAGGCTATTGATTTCTACATATGTTCTGAAAGCGATGTCTTTGTACCTTCCATTTCCGGACTGTTCTACGCCAATGTGGTCGGGAAAAGAATTGCTTCCGGCAAGAGCCAGATACTTGTTCCAGCACAA GGCAAATGCTGA
- the LOC117925595 gene encoding protein MANNAN SYNTHESIS-RELATED 2-like isoform X1, translated as MAMDARQVIAAILTLSMFAMLGNMIKKDHFDTFQMKFPATSHVQYDTIKIAEKNIIDLPTIRRGPWKNDSEALKPCWNKPALEEREQSTGFITFSFSNGPEYHVSQLANAVVIARYLGATLVLPDIRKSERGQKRKFEEIYDAKKCVKNLGSVVRVALAQPSEASTGKLTVVRVPNRVSEEYIAAKIEPVFRTKGNLSLSTYFPSLDMRRAEETKYLDSFACLAMFGTLQLQPELQEVVDSMVGRLRNSSWKSNGQFVAVDLRFKVLERKCRRREAKGKKNCYNAEEIGVFLKKIGFDRDTAIYVTQSKWHHSLDALREIFPKTFTKEGIMPAEKKAKFLSSESSEFEKAIDFYICSESDVFVPSISGLFYANVVGKRIASGKSQILVPAQVTVSSTPVSSYISRYISKRNHFAYSCFC; from the exons atggcAATGGATGCGAGGCAGGTGATTGCAGCTATTCTGACTCTGTCAATGTTTGCCATGCTTGGAAACATGATCAAGAAAGATCATTTTGATACGTTTCAA ATGAAATTTCCAGCAACGTCACATGTTCAATATGATACCATAAAAATTGctgaaaaaaatatcattgaCCTTCCAACCATCCGCAGAGGGCCATGGAAAAATGATAGTGAGGCACTGAAACCTTGCTGGAACAAGCCAGCACTCG AAGAGAGAGAGCAGTCAACAGGTTTCATTACATTTTCATTCTCAAATGGCCCTGAGTATCATGTATCACAG CTTGCTAATGCCGTGGTAATAGCGAGATATCTAGGAGCAACTCTTGTGCTTCCTGACATCAGGAAAAGTGAAAGAGGGCAAAAGAG GAAGTTTGAAGAAATTTACGATGCAAAGAAATGTGTGAAAAACCTGGGTAGTGTGGTTAGAGTAGCTCTGGCTCAGCCTTCTGAAGCATCAACAGGAAAGCTCACGGTTGTTCGGGTCCCAAACAGGGTTTCTGAAGAATATATTGCTGCAAAGATTGAACCAGTATTTAGAACAAAAGGAAACTTAAGTCTTTCAACTTACTTCCCATCCTTGGATATGAGGAGAGCTGAAGAGACTAAATATTTGGATTCATTTGCATGCTTGGCCATGTTTGGGACTCTACAGTTGCAACCGGAGCTGCAGGAAGTGGTTGACTCTATGGTTGGAAGGCTAAGAAACTCGAGTTGGAAGTCCAATGGCCAGTTTGTTGCAGTGGACTTGAGGTTTAAAGTGTTGGAACGAAAGTGCCGGAGAAGAGAGgctaaaggaaagaaaaattgttataatgCGGAGGAGATTGGGGTTTTCCTAAAGAAGATCGGTTTTGACAGAGACACTGCAATCTATGTGACTCAGTCTAAATGGCATCACAGTCTTGATGCACTGAGAGAGATCTTCCCAAAAACATTTACAAAG GAAGGTATCATGCCAGCAGAAAAAAAGGCCAAGTTCCTCAGTTCAGAGAGTTCTGAATTTGAAAAGGCTATTGATTTCTACATATGTTCTGAAAGCGATGTCTTTGTACCTTCCATTTCCGGACTGTTCTACGCCAATGTGGTCGGGAAAAGAATTGCTTCCGGCAAGAGCCAGATACTTGTTCCAGCACAAGTAACAGTTTCTTCTACTCCAGTCTCTAGTTACATTTCTCGTTATATATCTAAAAGAAACCATTTTGCATATTCATGTTTTTGTTGA